The following is a genomic window from Camelus dromedarius isolate mCamDro1 chromosome 21, mCamDro1.pat, whole genome shotgun sequence.
gacaatgaggtatcacctcacaccagtcagaatggccatccttaaaaattccacaaatgataaatgctggagaggctgtggagaaaagggaaccctcctacactgctggtgggaatgcagtttgatgtagccatcatggaaaacagtatggagattcctcaaaaaactaaaaatagacttacactatgatccagcaatcccattcctggacatATGTCCtgagagaaccttaattcaaaaagatacatgcaccccaatgttcatagcagcacgatttacaatagccaagacatggaaacaacccaagtgtccatcgacagatgactgcataaagaagctgtgaaatatttatacaatggaatattactcagccataaaaaagaataaaattatgctatttgcagcaacatggatggacctggagatcatcattctaagtgaagtaagccagaaagagaaaaataccacatgatatcacttatatgtggagcctaaaaagaagaaaatgaacttatttacaaaacagaaacagactcatagacatagaaaacaaacttcctaggtggggaagtgggtgggaagggataaattgggattttgagatttgcagatgctaactagtataaaaaatagataaacaagaaggttatattgtatagcacggggaactatattcaataccttgtataagctataatgaaaaagagtgtgAAAATGAacataagtatgtatatgtatgactgaactattgtgctgtacaccagaaattgacacaacattttaaactgactatatttcaataaaaaaaaatctactgtgattattaaatgagataatgtaagtAAACCATCTGGTTTATAGTAGATAGTCAGCAAAGGCCCATTcattatatttaatctttttttaaaaaaaactcttagaaagtCCTGAAAAGAGTGGGTCCCCAACAAGGACCTTTCTGAGAGCCTACATATTATAGCAACAGCTCAAACATACTGGAGGAGCCAAAACTGccattctttaaaattcaaattctaaGTTCTTCAAATTCAAATCTGAGGCTTTCTCAACTGGtattatctttaaaagataagCAGTGTTTAAAATtcaaacccttgtgcactgctggtggaaatgtcaAATGGTGTATCCACTGTGAAAAACAGCACAGCAGTTcctccaaaaaactaaaaacaggtTACCATGTGATcccacaattccacttctgaacaTGTATCCAAAATGACTAAGAGCTGCATCTCAAAGGGACATTTGTACACCCGTGTGCGTAGCGGCATCATTCACAGCAGCTAAGAAGTAGAGCAGCTGAAGTGCCCGTCGGCAGACGAATGGGTAAACAAAACGTGATATGTGcgtacaacagaatattattcagcctttaaaaggagggaaatttgacctcatgctacaacatggatgaaccttgaaaacatcatgctaagtgaaataagccagtcacaaaaaagacaaatactgtatgacccCACTTACATGAATTATGTACGGTAGCagtcaagttcatagagacagaaagcagaacggGGGTTGACCGGGGCTGAGGAAGGGTGAAATGGGACATTTTTGTTGAGTGGATTCCgagtttcagttttgaaagatgaaaaagttctggagactggTCTTGCAGCAATACTTAACGCttctgaactgtgcacttaaaacttaacagagtaaattttatgttgcGTGTGATTtactacagttttaaaaaaattgtaaagggGCATTTCTTAGACGTTGGCATCAGGCAGTTAGTTGCGGGAAGAGCATTTAGGATTTGTGGGCTCATCTGAGATTCTATGTGGTCCAAATTCTTCTCGCCCTTGAACCTCAGATTCAGAGCTGTCTACCCAACTGCCTGCACGCCCCCACGGGAATGCCTAACAAGCACCTCTAACGTGGACTCTGTCCCTCCCCATCTTTCTAACGTTGGGAAGTGGTTCTACCACCCGATCAAAGTCAAGGACTCATCCTTGACTTTCCCTAACACCCCATCTGATCCACCGTGAAGGCCTGTCAGCTTCTTGTCTAAAAAAGCACAGTATTCTCTCTTCGGCTGCACTAGCCCAGTCTGCCACCGCCCCAACGGAGCCAGTCGGGCAGAGCCTCCTGCTCCCACCCTTTCCCCGCTTTTCTCCGCACAGCAGCCTCTCCcatgtggttttaaaaatatgagtcaGACTCTTCATTTCCTTTGCTTAACACGTGTTGATGTTTAAACATTCAGggtaaaaattaacttcattccAGGGCTTAAAGTTCCCTTCACGGTCTAGCTCCTGCCTGCTTCTCTGACCCTGCCTTCCCCTTGCTCCGGGTCTCTGCATCTGCCAAATGGGTACGACAGCAGTCACCTCACACAAATGATCTCAAGACCCCTTGCTAACCTAGTCAATCAAAATCATCGTGAGCATGAGAGGAGGGTGCACAGCAAGTGATCGGCAAACACGAGACTTCCTTTCTCCCCCTTCACccgagtggggagagagaagcccTGCAGCCCAGATAAGTCTACAGGGGTCAGGGATGAAACTGGACCGAGCGCCAGCTGTCCCATGTCCTGCTCCCTTATCCAGTGGCCTAACCACTGCCCCTTGTGGGGCACTTAAGCCCAGAAGGGGGAGCACTGGACCTCCCGTGGGACACGTGGGTTGCTGAGAGAGTTAAGATGCCTCTTCCCAAAGCCtggccctccccatccctgcaTCTGCCCTTGTGGGTTTAATGAGAAATCCAGGCGCTTCGTAAGGGACTGTACAAATAACTTCTAGGGCTCCGCTAACTCATTCAGCAGAAAGAGACCCAGAGCTGCCAATGCTTCAGGGAAGATAAGTGAGTGGAAAGGAGGTGGTTTTTATAGCGTCAGGCAGACGGGAGGATTTTGCGCGGTTGAGTGTGAGCTCCGCCCCTGCAGCAGAGCCGAAAAAGCCAGAATCCAGGCTCCCCATCCCCACTCTTCACAATATTTGATTAGGAATTTGGGGGCGGGCCCCTGGCCTGGCACAGACACGCACACTCTCAGTAGACGCTctcatttctctctgcctctcacacATCCTCCAACCAAGGAGGCCAGACAGAGGGACGTGGGCACTCTCTGAAGGGTTCAACTCGAGGTAAGTTAGTCCTTTTACTTCAGTTTTTGTCCCTGGTAgttccaaaaaggaaataaaggaaagggGCTGGGGCGCGGGGAAAGGGCCAGGCGGGGAGGAGTCATTCCTCATTGCCCCATCTGGGCTGTGTCCCGGGATGCTGGAGGGGGAAAAGGGGAGTAGGAGCAAGGGACTCCAACATGCTACCTGTGTCCTGCCGTTACTCTCTGGctattggggtggggtggggctccgATTCTCAGGCATGAAAAAGCAAAGGGCCAGGTGTCTAGGGAAGCCACTGTCCTAGCCCTGTGTCCCTGCAGTCTCTCTCACAGAGCAGTGGTGGTACCTAATACCGTTatgagatggaggaggaagttgtgtgtgtgtgtgtgtgtgtgtgtgtgtgtgtgtgtgtgtgtgtgtgtgttgctgggGTGAAAGGGAAAGAACACAGAGAAGTGTGGAGAACTGACCATGTCCAGGAGCTGCGACGTGGGGAGCCATCCCACGTTGGGGAGTAGCTTCTCTGGACTCTGGGAGAATGGAGAGCTGGGTCTCTAGAATGGAGACGTCAAAGAACAGCAGGGAGTCCTGAGTAAGCTCCCCAACGTGCAGGGTGCCAGTCCTCGAAACCGCCCACATCACAGAACTCCGAGCGCAGGAGGGTCTCCAGCACCAGGGAGGAAATGTGAGGGTACACAACCCAGGAGCAGCGTTGCtaagggaagggggtggggttaAGAGAGGCGTAAGGTCCCCACCAAACCCTCTGAGCAGTCATGATTCCAAAGGAGAGGCCGAAGTGGGCAGCCCGGGAAGGCCGAGTCTTGAAGAGGAAGGGGGCTCTTGTTTGCCAAGGTGCCTGGTCTGGaaggagaaatggagacagaggcTCACTGTGCCAGCCTCCAGACAGCCAGCTTGGTCCTACAGCAGCCCAGAGCTGTGCATGGAAAAATGTGCTCCTGGCGGTGGGCCACTCCATCCGTCTTCTCCCCTGGCCAGTGCCAGGGCCCAGCCAGCGTGCCCAGGCAGTGGGCGGCTGGGTCAGCTTCTCAGAAACTGTGAGCTCTTTGTCTGAGGCTGCCTGAGGATGAGCCAGGTGCCTCTCCTCTGTGGCCCAGAGGCTGCTGGAACGAAGCGGGCCTAAGGGAACCACTTTCAGGGGACAGGGAGGCCAGAGAAAGACGGTGGCCAGAAGGTGACCCGGACTGATTGTCACCGTCAGGGTCCTTCTCATCAGTTCATTGGATCTGCAGTTGGCATTTAgactcctttcttcctcctgtcCACAGTTGCCAAGCCCAGCAAGGCCCAACAGCAATGTGAATGTTGTATGTGACTATTCCTGGACCAAGAAATGTTCTAAGGTTTCTCTGTTCACGGGTGACACTAAGAGACTCGTTGCTCGCAGGAGCTACGCAGGGCTTTGGCTCTAGGTATTGAGAGTAAGACAGCCGGCCTGATGCCACCCCGTGTCCCCTCATCTTCCACACCTTCAGCTTCCCTCTCAGATGATACCAAGCCCACATTTCTTTCCAAGCCTACCCTGTTCTCATCTCACTAGCATACAAGCCCAAATGCCCATTCGAGCTTGTATGGCCATTGTGGGGTGGCTAGGTAGGGGGCTACCAGAAAATCTAGAAGTCATCACGGGTGGCTTGGGATGGGAGAGAAGGACGCCAGAATCCCATTCTAATGGCCACGTTCCCTTGGGCATGCACAAGAGTCTTGAATTCCTGTTTCACTTTTTGATGCTGCTCATTCATTTCTCTTGGCCCCCTGTGACTCTTGCCTCATGTTCATGGTGGGGCGTGAGAAGCACTGACACTTTACTAGACCTCACAGAAGACAGCCAAGCACACTGACTCAGACTCCACGCTCTCGGCACTCACCCTAGAAGACAAGGGCCATTCTGGGTGCCAGTGTCCCCTGTCTGTAGGGGACCTGTAACTGGTATATGAAGACGTTGTTCCGGCCAAGTCGTATGTGTAGCCACAAACGGCCAACCAGAGAGCTCCCCCACCAGCAGACTGTCACAGATGCTGGCGCTGCTACAGACCCAAGCCTTGTGGTGGCTGCAGAGGGACCGGACCCTTCTCCATAGACTCAAAACCAGAAACCCACTGCCTTGCCAAGAGACCAAAAGATCTTCCAGAATGAGTTCAGATCTTCCCCTTTGAGATCTCAGGCCACTTCTGGAGGTTTCCCGGAGACATGGAAAGAGCCAGGGGGCTTTTTCCTTGGACTCTTGGAAAACATTATTCCCTGGAGGGTCCAAACTGGATGTGGATTCAGGCCTAAAGAGTGCCTTCCACCACTCCCACGCCCATGGGAGTTGCTGTGGGCTTTCCAGCTCCCTCAGGAGTTCCTCCAGGTTGCTAGAGGCCCCTATGGAGCTGCCCCTCCACAAACTGTAGCACCTCCATTCAAGAGCCTTCTAATCAAAGGCTATGTTTCCGTGACTCTGTGACCAGAGGAAAATGCACCCAGATTCCCCCGAGGTAGCCAAGGTCCAGCTGGACCACGTGAGCGGAGGTGGCCCTGGGAGGAGGCCCGGAGGAAGTGAGGAAGGCTGCCGCTCCCGGCGGTTTGACGCTGGAGTCCGAGCTGCAGAGCTCAAAGCCCAAGGCtcgcctcccctgcctccctgcctccctggagtCTCACTCATGCTTGCTTACtctgttctccctccctcccttcttgcAGAGAGACAAAATGCAGTGggcctccctcctgctgctggcagggctctgctccctctcctgGGCCCAGTATGATGATGACTCCCACTGGTGGTTCCAGTACCTTCGTAACCAGCAGTCCACCTACTACGATCCCTATGACCCCTACCCTTACGAGCCCTATGAGCCTTACCCTTACGGCGTGGAGGAAGGCCCAGCCTACGCCTACGGCTCCCCGGCCCCACCTGAGCCCCGCGACTGCCCCCAGGAGTGCGACTGCCCCCCCAACTTCCCCACAGCCATGTACTGTGACAACCGCAACCTCAAGTACCTGCCCTTTGTCCCCTCCCGCATGAAGTACGTCTACTTCCAGAACAACCAGATCTCTGCCATCCAGGAGGGCGTCTTCGACAACGCCACAGGGCTGCTCTGGATTGCTCTCCATGGCAACCAGATCACCAGTGATAAAGTGGGCAAGAAGATCTTCTCCAAGCTGAAGCACCTGGAGAGGCTGTACCTGGACCACAACAACCTGACCCGGGTGCCCGGCCCACTGCCTCGCTCCCTGAGGGAGCTCCATCTTGACCACAACCAGATCTCGAGGGTCCCCAACAATGCGCTGGAGGGGCTGGAGAACCTCACGGCCTTGTACCTCCAACACAACGAGATCCAGGAAGTGGGCAGCTCGATGAAAGGCCTCCGGTCACTGATCTTGCTGGACCTGAGCTACAACCACCTTCGGAAGGTGCCTGATGGACTGCCCATAGCCCTTGAACAGCTGTACCTCGAGCACAACAATGTCTACTCGGTCCCTGACAGCTACTTCCGGGGCTCACCCAAGCTCCTGTATGTACGCCTGTCCCACAACAGCCTCACCAACCATGGCCTGTCCTCGAACACCTTCAACTCCAGCAGCCTCCTTGAGCTCGACCTCTCCTACAACCAGCTGCAGAAGATCCCCCCAGTCAGCACCAACCTGGAGAACCTCTACCTCCAAGGGAATAGGATCAATGGTGAGACTTTGGcaaaggggagtggggagggctgtCTGCTGCATTGCAAAGACCCGACTCTGAGCGCTGGTGGCAATACAGAAGAACTAGAAGTAGGGGACCCAAAGAGTGCCAGTGAAGCAACCTGAAAGCCCAGCCAGATCTCTGTGCAAAAATGGTACAAAATGGCGTGCTCTTAGATGGcacagtggtgctgggaaaggcagtggggagggggttggtGCGGAAGACTTCCCAGGAGAGGTAAGTCTCAATCTAGGTCTTTAGAGATAAGTGGATTTGAGCTGGGGGAACACAGGACAGAGCCATTCTGAGAAGTGCCACAAACCAAGGGACCAGGCATTTAACAGGTCACTTGGAGGGGACAGCCAGGAAACTCCTGTGtctaagaggaaggaaggggtgaCGTGTTAAGCAGCACGAGGTGAGTTTGGAAGCGtttgggggagggcagttcaTAGACAAGGGGACTTAAGCTCAACTTCCAGGGGCCATCTTGGGAGATAAGTGGGCTGCCGAGAATCCAGGCGTCCATACTTACGCACTGACCCAGAGAGGACGACCTCTCTGTCTCCACATGGTCGACTCCTGCCTCTACAGCCTGGTCTTATGTTCAgatgtttatttggtttttaaacatAACAACTGGTGGAAAGAATTCGTAGCCTCTCGGAGCTGAATGCGCCAGCCCTGGTTGGTTCTCCCTGGAGTACAAGGCGCCCCCGGTGGCAGGGCAGAGGGCCCCCTAGGGGGACATGAACCTGACCATCACAAAACCCTGGGGTGATGGACAAGGGCGCTGGCTTCTTGTCTTCCAGACACTTCCCAGCAAAGGCCTAAAGGGCTGCTTCTCTGTCCCCAAGAGCTAAAGGTCTTCATTTCAGGCTGGATTCTGTAGTTGCTTTTCAGCCCCCTCTCAGGATCTTGTGTTCAGAATGTGCTCACACTACCCCGGGGCCTCTG
Proteins encoded in this region:
- the FMOD gene encoding fibromodulin produces the protein MQWASLLLLAGLCSLSWAQYDDDSHWWFQYLRNQQSTYYDPYDPYPYEPYEPYPYGVEEGPAYAYGSPAPPEPRDCPQECDCPPNFPTAMYCDNRNLKYLPFVPSRMKYVYFQNNQISAIQEGVFDNATGLLWIALHGNQITSDKVGKKIFSKLKHLERLYLDHNNLTRVPGPLPRSLRELHLDHNQISRVPNNALEGLENLTALYLQHNEIQEVGSSMKGLRSLILLDLSYNHLRKVPDGLPIALEQLYLEHNNVYSVPDSYFRGSPKLLYVRLSHNSLTNHGLSSNTFNSSSLLELDLSYNQLQKIPPVSTNLENLYLQGNRINEFSISSFCTVVDVMNFSKLQVLRLDGNEIKRSAMPADAPLCLRLASLIEI